Below is a genomic region from Candidatus Bathyarchaeia archaeon.
TCCCAATATGAAGCGTTATATTTGGATTGGTGCTAAGGTTGCCCATGTCCATTACAGGGAGGCTTATGCCTATCCCGACACTGGACAAGTAATATATTATACTGGCAACGAGATGATACTGGAATACGTATCTGATTTCCAGCTTAACGGAAACAACATAGTAGGCGGTTGGGGAGAGGGTTCACCGCCATACGAAAATATAATATTTAACGGAACCCTAGAGGAAAATCTTATTATAAACGGGACAGCACTAAGCGATGGCGACTTGGACGTGAATGAAACTATATGGTTCTGGCAAATTTTCCAATGTTATGATGTATATGATGTTGATTCTGAAGTGGGGTTACCTATTGGGGCAATTATAGCCCTACTGTCTAACGCTTTGGGCTTTGGGACGGGTTCAGTTGCCACCGTTATAATATCTCTCCTATCAGGGATAGGAGTCTCCCTTTCATATGTGTCGTCAGTAAGTGCCCGTATTAGTGGGGATTTGACCAATTTTGGGCAGGAAGGCACTCTTGGATATAATGTTCCTGAAATCGTATATATTAGGGTTAGTAAATATCAGTATCAGGCGCCGAACGGACAATATTTTAAGGTTCCAGTTGGAATATACTTTAGATGCTACTAAAAACGCTTCAACCAAAACTCTTAAATATAAAATATATTTCATCAAACTAAACTTTATTGAACCCTCGATTAATATAAGAAGAATATTCCGCTGCTTTCTCTCTGCCTAAGAAAAATATATGAGTTGTTAGTGGAATAATTATATTGGTTGAAAAAGGACAGCTGGGGTCATCCTAGTAATCTCAGATAACTTGGGCATAAGTTTACAGAGGATACGGGATATAGAAGTAATAAGAGAAGTGTATGAGCAGAGTAATCAGAGGAGACGTTGATGAATTATAGTAAACTTTATGATGAAGAGTTTAAGAAAAGATATGGGGCTTATGATACACCATCATATATTGTAGATTTAATGATTAGGCTTACTAAAATTAAGAATTTTAGTGGACTAAAGGTTCTTGAACCCGCCTGTGGTTTAGCCCCATTCTCTTATGCTATAAGCAGAATTAAGGGGAAATGGGATGATATCATTGGTGTTGAGGTGGATCCGGACATAGCAAGTATTGTTAAGCAACGATATCCCGAGTTTAATGTTAGGGTTGGCGATTACCTTTTAACAGATTTCCAAGAAAAGTTTGATTTGGTAATAGGTAATCCGCCTTACGGTATTATTGGGAGCGAATCTCATTACGCGATCTCAGTTTTTAAACAGAATAAGGAGATTTATAAGGAAAGATTTGAGACGTGGTTTGGGAAATACAATATTTACGGTTTGTTTATTGAGAAGGGTATAAAAGATCTCAAGGAAGATGGGATCCTATGCTTCATTATTCCCGCAACATGGATGATACTAGATGAATTTAAAAAGCTGAGAGAATTTCTAGCATACTCTGGTAGATTAGAAGTATATTATTTGGGTAAAGGAATTTTTGAAGGATTAAACGTTACAACGGTCATTCTCATAGTTAGGAGAGGTAGAAAGGGCTTAGAACTTTATGACGCGAGCGATGGGCAAATAACATTAAATTATTCGAAGAATGAGTATAGTGGCGAAATAATAACCTTTAAAACTAAGTTAACAGAGGACTTAGAGAATAAATCATGCGCTAAACTTGGGGATTTATTTGAAATCAAAATTTCGCCCCGCTCTCCAGAAATAAAATCAACACAATTCTTACTTAGAGAAAAAGTGAATGGTGCAATTCCTTTATTGAATGGGAAGAATCTAACTAGGAATGGAATAGATTATGAAACCTGCTATTCAGGCTATTACATTAAGCCAGAAGATATTGGGAGATTAAGAAAGTTCTTCCTAAAAGATAGGGTTGTGGTTGGACATACAAAAGGCGGTAAACTTATCGCGGCAATAGACCACAAACATTATGCTTGGACTGGGGACGTTTATCACCTAATACCTAAAATCGGGTTATACAACTGGTTATCCACGAAATCTTTCTCACTAGAGGAACTAAACCATATATTAAATTCTAAAATAATGGATTGCTACATGAAAGATAAATACAGGGAGATAACACCGCATACAACAAAAACACAGCTCAATCTTCTTCCACTCATGTCATTAGATGAACTAAAAGCGTTAGAGAAGAGTCTTTAAATCAAGTATGCTCTTAAAAATGTAATTGCTGGGTTTTTCATTCATTAATTTGTAGACCTTTTGAGCATATTCATTTCTGAAAACCACAAAACCATTATCAAACTTTAAAAGGAAGCGAGAGAAGAAATTTAACATGATCTCATATAGTTCAATTCTTTTTGCCTTTCCGAGCTTTGTTCTTAATTCGTCCGGATCCTCAACAATATATACAATCTCAAAGATGTAGGCGGGAGATGTTTTTATTTTACTTTCAAATATTCTTCTTCCAGCCTCTTTCCTGTAGCTAACTTTTTAACCTGGAGATTAAAAATATTATCCTTAACACAAACTCTTCTATCAATACCTCTCATATTTAGATCTGCATTTGCCTCAACCTTCTCATCAAATAGGCTATTCCATAGATACATAAAATGAAATTGCGTTAAAAGCGAAGTCCATGTTCTATATAATCTTGCTCTGAAACCTATTCTAACGAATTCATCTGTGCATCCCCAAAATATTTTTGCTTAAACTTTCTAATATACGAATAATGTCTTTTCCAATATTCCTCAAAGAATGGATCGAAGTCAACGAAATCTTTTTTCTCCCAGTAAAATTCATAAATTAGGGGCATGGGATTGATTTCTTTAGGTAGATCCTGTTCAACAGTCTTAATTTGTCTAAGCTCGCTGTATCTTTAGTGGTATACTTTTCAAAAAGCTCTCGTATTTACTAAAATAGTTAACCCAATCTATTTTCATTTTAAATCCACTTTTACATAATTATTGGACGAGTATATTTAAAATTTAAAAAGTATGAATTTTTAAGATAGAAACCAATACTCCAAGGTTCCAACTATACAGACTCCCTCCCACAATAGATGACGCCCTACACATTATCGAGAGGGAGGTTAAACGTGAATGCCTTAAGACTGAGAAAAAGAAACAATTTGCGATTAAATTCTTAGGTTTATATAAAAGATTGATCTCCATATTATATTGCGCGTAATATATAAACTGCTGCCGAAACCTACCTATTCAGTATGCTTAAATATTATTTCAATCAGCTTTATCCTTTGTTATGATATAGGGAAAGATGTCTTAGAATTGAAAGGGGTAGATTTGATGCATTTCAGCGAGGAGGAGTATAGGCTACCCTTCTTCCTTGAAAACGGCTATGTTAGAAGGCGCTGTCCACGTTGCGGAGAATATTTTTGGACGCTTAATCAGGATCAAATTCTTTGCGGCGAATCGAACACCTATGGTTGCGCTGATTACACATTTATTGGGAATTCGCCAGTTAATAGAGCCTACACTCTCGCCGAGATGCGTGAAGCCTTCTTATCATTCTTTGAGGAGAGGGGTCATAGGCGCATTAAACCCTACCCTGTTGTTGCTAGATGGAGAGATGACTTATACTTCACTAACGCTAGCATAATAGACTTCCAACCGTATGTTACTGAGGGTATTATCCCGCCGCCAGCAAACCCGCTAGTTATAAGTCAGCCATGTATTAGATTCCCAGATCTAGAGAATGTTGGACCCACATTCGGTAGGCACCTAACAATATTTGAGATGGGCGGGCATCATGCCTTTAATTATCCGGATAAAGAAGTTTACTGGAAGGATGAAACTGTTCGTTATCATCACGAGTTTGTAACTAAAGTTCTTGGCGTTAAACCTGAATATGTTATTTATAAGGAGGGTATTTGGTCAGGAGGCGGAAATGCTGGTCCAGATGTTGAGAGTATTATCTGCGGATTAGAGGTTGCAACTCTAGTATTCATGAAGTATAAGGTTGTCGGCGAAGAGTTTATTGAGCTACCAATTAGAACTGTTGATACTGGATATGGAATTGAACGCTTCACATGGCTATCACGCGGCTCAGTCAGCTGCTTCCATGCAGTCTATAATGATTTACTGGATAAAATTATGAGGATGGCTGGAATAAGCAGTGTTGATGGGAATCTATTGATGAAGTTTGCAAGATTCTCCGGTTTAATAAGTATATCTAAGACTGCTAGCAGACGCGAGAACTGGAGGCGCATAGCCTCTAAAATCGATATGGATGTTAATGAGCTCCAACGTATTATTAATCCAATAGTTGATGTCTTCACGATAGCTGATCATACGAAGTGCTTGGCTTTTATGCTTGCTGAAGGGGTTGTTCCATCAAACGTTGAGGAGGGCTATTTAACAAGGCTTCTAATCAGGAGAACATATAGGTTACTGAGGAACTTTAACATAGAAAATCTCATACCTGACATTATTGAAATGCAGATAGAATATTGGTCTAGGGATTTCCCTCATCTGAAAGAGATGCGGGATGAAATCCTAAATCTACTGAATATTGAGATTGAAAAGTATGAGCAGACCCTTAAGAGGGGCAGAGACCTTGTTAAGCGGGTTCTCCGTGATATAAGGGCTAGGGGCGAGAGCGAAGTTCCAGTCAGCAAACTCGTTGAACTATATGATTCACATGGTTTAACACCTGAAGTTGTAGGTGAGATTGCTGCCTCAGAGGGCTTCACAATTAACATTCCAGAGGGCTTCTATAGTTTTGTTGCTGAGAAACATATATCCTCATCTAGAATAGCATTTAAAATGGCTGAGGAGATCACGGATCTTAACATAGATATCTCCGGGCTTCCTGAAACCAAACCATTATATTACGAGAATCCTTATATTAGGGAGTTTACGGCCAAAGTTCTTATGGTTTCTGGAAACCGCGTGGTTCTTGATAAAACAGCATTCTATCCGGAGGGTGGAGGTCAACCAGCCGACCACGGTTTCTTAGAATTTGATGGTGTAAAGGCTAGAGTTTACGATGTTCGCAAGGCTAGTGGAAACATAATAGTCCACTTTATTGAGGGTGTTGTTCCAAGGGAGAATAGTGAGGTTAGGGGCGTAATAGACTGGGATAGGCGTATAGGCTTAATGCGCCATCATACGGCTACACATTTGATTATGGGCGCAGCTAGAAGGGTTCTAGGAGAACATGTTTGGCAGGCTGGTGCTCAAAAAGATGTTGAGCAGTCTAGGCTTGATATAACTCATCCTAAAAGGCTTACTGGAGAGGAAATTAACCGCATAGAGGCTTTAGCCAATGAGGCTGCCATGCGGAATATGCCCGTTGAAATCTTCTGGATGCCTAGAGAGGAGGCTGAGCGAATATATGGATTCAGGCTGTATCAGGGCGGCGTTGTGCCGGGTAGGGAGATTAGGGTTGTTAAGACTGGAGATTGGGAGGTTGAGGCATGCGGTGGGACTCACTGTAAGTCAACTGGCGAGGTCGGGTTAATAAAAATTGTTCGGACCGAGAGGATTCAGGATGGTGTTGAGCGAATAATATTTAGCACTGGACTACCTGCTCTTAAGAGAACGCAGGATTTTGAGGCTAGGGTTTCTAAGGTTGCGGAGCTTCTTGAGGTTCCAGTTGAGAAGGTTGATGTAACGCTTGAGAGGGTTATTAATGAATGGAGGAGTTTGAGGCGTGAGAGAGAGCGATTAATGGAGAAGATAGCTAAAGTCATAGCTGAGAAGTATATCTTGTCTGCCAAAGATATTAATGGAGTTAAACTTATATCACATGTGGTCAGCGCTCAAGAAGCTGACATGGACTTGCTGATTAAAATCTCGAATGAGATTGTTGAATTAAACCCAAAGGCAATTACGGTCTTCATATGTGTTGATAGGGATGCTAGGGCTGTTATTAGGGTAGGTGAGGAAGCATTAAAGATAGGTGTTAACGCCGCTGAAGTAGCTGGCAAAATAGGTTTGATCTTAGGTGGAGGTGGAAGTGGAAAACCCGATTTCGCTCAGGCTGGCGGGGTTAGGGTTGAGGATGCACCTAAAGCTTTAGAGGAAGCTAAACTAATTATATATAGAACTATCACTGGAGATTAGCTTATGTCTTCCCAGTTAATTGATTGGAAATCTATTGAGGAGAAGTGGCGGAAAAAGTGGGAGGAAGCCCGCTTATTCGAGGCTGATCCGGATCCAAAGCGTAAAAAGTGTTTCGTTACCTTCCCATACCCATATATGAATGGTCCACTTCATATTGGGCATGGCTTCACAGCTACCAGAGTTGATATCTACGCGCGCTTCATGAGGATGAGGGGCTATAATACGCTTTTTCCATGGGCTTGGCATTGGACTGGAGAGCCAATTGTTGGCGCATCTTTAAGGCTTAAAATGGGCGATAAGGATCTTATAAGAGCTCTTAAGGAGATAGATGGTGTTCCAGATGAGGAGTTGGAGAAATTTGTTGATCCAGTATATATGGCAAGCTATTATACGCGTGAGAGTAGAGAAATTGTTAAGAGAATCGGTTTCTCAGTAGACTGGCGTAGAGAATTCCATACAACCAGCTATGAGCCAACATATAGCAAATTCATTGAATGGCAATATGAAACGTTAAGGGATATGGGTTTCGTCACTAGGGGTACACATCCAGTAGTTTGGTGTCCAAATTGCCAAAGCCCAACTGGCGATCATGATAGGCTTGAGGGTGAGGGAGTTTTTCCAGAGGAATATACGCTTATAAAATTCATTTTTGGAGATGGGTACTTACCAGCAGCGACGTTTAGACCCGAAACAATATTTGGAGTAACAAACATGTTCGTAAACCCTGATGTAATATATGTTGAAGCCATGGTTGATGGGGAAAAATGGATTATCAGTAGGGAGGCAGCGTTCAAACTCTCTGAGCAACTCAGAAATGTTAAGGTTTTGAGAGAGTTTAAGGGCTCGGAGCTTATTGGCAAATACTTTAAGGAGCCCCTAAGCGGAAGGGATCTTCCAATACTTCCAGGATGGTTTGTTAACCCAGACTCTGCAACAGGCGTCGTTTATAGTGTCCCAGCCCATGCGCCAGCCGATTGGATAGCTCTAAAAGACCTAATGGAGAAGCCTGATCTCCTAGAAAGGTTCGGCGTTCCAGTTGAAGTGGTTAAAGGGATTAGGCCTATATCGCTCATAAGTATTGAGGGCTTCGGTGATTATCCAGCGATAGAAATCATTGAGCAGATGGGCGTTAAGGATCAATTTGACCCAAAAGTTGATGAGGCCACCTCAATTATATATCGTAAGGAGTTCCATATAGGTGTTCTAAAGCCAATATGCGGTAAATATGCTGGTAAGATTGTTAGGGATGTTAAAACGCAGATAATAGAGGACTTTAAGAGGATGAATATAGCGGACTCCATGTATGATCTACCACAGAGAGTTGTATGCAGGTGTGCAACAAAATGTATTGTTAAAATACTTTCGGATCAATGGTTCCTACGCTACTCCGACCTAGAATGGAAGCGTTTAGCACATGAGGCAATAGACTCCGCAAAAATATTCCCTGAAAGCGCTAGAGTTTACTTCCATGATAAGATCGATTGGCTTAGGGATTGGGCATGCGCCAGAAGAACAGGTTTAGGGACACCGTTACCTTGGAGCCCGGAATGGATAGTTGAGACATTAAGCGACTCAACAATATACATGGCGTTTTATACAATAGTGAAGCATATTAAACAATATAATATTAGTCCAAAACAATTAATCAGGGAAGTATTTGACTATGTCTTCCTTGGTAAGGGCGACCCGGAACTTGTCTCAGAGAAGTCAGGTATACCGCCCAATTTACTCCAGGAAATGCGCAGCGAGTTCCTATATTGGTATCCAGTTGACTTAAGGGTTTCAGCTAAGGAGCTTGTTCCAAACCATCTATCATTCTTCATATTTCAGCATGTTGCTCTCTTCCCGAGAGATCTTTGGCCTAAAGCCATTGGTGTTAATGGCGTCTTAACGATTGAGGGGCAGAAGATGTCTAAGTCTAAGGGGAACTTTCTAACCCTCAGGAGTGTTGTCGATAAATTTGGGGCTGATGTTGTCAGGTTAACCCTTGCTCTGGGAGCCGAGGATATGGATGATCCAGACTGGCGTGAAGAGAACGCTAGAAGCATTGATGCGCGGTTAAGGTCTCTTTACGCATTCATAAACCAAGTTGCAAGCTTATCCGGTGAGGATAAAATTATGAGTATTGATAGGTGGTTGCTCTCGATATTACAGAGCAGAATAAAAGCTGTAACCGACGCTATAGAAATTCTGAAAACTAGAACGGCTGCTGAGATAGCCTTATATGAGGTTTGGAATGATATACGCTGGTACCTTAGACGTAGAGGTAGCCCTAATCCAATGATTCTTAAGGAAGCCGCAAACATATGGATTAGGCTTCTAGCACCATTTGCACCATTCCTATGTGAGGAACTGTGGAGTATTATGGGAAATAATGGCTTTGTATCCACGGCAGAATGGCCCATATATGATGAAGCGAAGAGCGATGTTAAAGCTGAGGAGATTGAGACTTTAATTAAAAATCTCATTAATGATACGCTAAATATCTTGAGGGTTACTGGGATATCCCCAAAGAGAATCCATTATTATGTTGCAGCTAAATGGAAATGGAAGGCTTACATAAAGCTCCTAGAGGTAGCTGTTTCAAAGAAGATTGATATGAGGGAAGCGATGAGAGTGCTTATGAGCGACCCTGAACTGAAGGATATGGCTAA
It encodes:
- a CDS encoding TaqI-like C-terminal specificity domain-containing protein; its protein translation is MNYSKLYDEEFKKRYGAYDTPSYIVDLMIRLTKIKNFSGLKVLEPACGLAPFSYAISRIKGKWDDIIGVEVDPDIASIVKQRYPEFNVRVGDYLLTDFQEKFDLVIGNPPYGIIGSESHYAISVFKQNKEIYKERFETWFGKYNIYGLFIEKGIKDLKEDGILCFIIPATWMILDEFKKLREFLAYSGRLEVYYLGKGIFEGLNVTTVILIVRRGRKGLELYDASDGQITLNYSKNEYSGEIITFKTKLTEDLENKSCAKLGDLFEIKISPRSPEIKSTQFLLREKVNGAIPLLNGKNLTRNGIDYETCYSGYYIKPEDIGRLRKFFLKDRVVVGHTKGGKLIAAIDHKHYAWTGDVYHLIPKIGLYNWLSTKSFSLEELNHILNSKIMDCYMKDKYREITPHTTKTQLNLLPLMSLDELKALEKSL
- the alaS gene encoding alanine--tRNA ligase; translated protein: MHFSEEEYRLPFFLENGYVRRRCPRCGEYFWTLNQDQILCGESNTYGCADYTFIGNSPVNRAYTLAEMREAFLSFFEERGHRRIKPYPVVARWRDDLYFTNASIIDFQPYVTEGIIPPPANPLVISQPCIRFPDLENVGPTFGRHLTIFEMGGHHAFNYPDKEVYWKDETVRYHHEFVTKVLGVKPEYVIYKEGIWSGGGNAGPDVESIICGLEVATLVFMKYKVVGEEFIELPIRTVDTGYGIERFTWLSRGSVSCFHAVYNDLLDKIMRMAGISSVDGNLLMKFARFSGLISISKTASRRENWRRIASKIDMDVNELQRIINPIVDVFTIADHTKCLAFMLAEGVVPSNVEEGYLTRLLIRRTYRLLRNFNIENLIPDIIEMQIEYWSRDFPHLKEMRDEILNLLNIEIEKYEQTLKRGRDLVKRVLRDIRARGESEVPVSKLVELYDSHGLTPEVVGEIAASEGFTINIPEGFYSFVAEKHISSSRIAFKMAEEITDLNIDISGLPETKPLYYENPYIREFTAKVLMVSGNRVVLDKTAFYPEGGGQPADHGFLEFDGVKARVYDVRKASGNIIVHFIEGVVPRENSEVRGVIDWDRRIGLMRHHTATHLIMGAARRVLGEHVWQAGAQKDVEQSRLDITHPKRLTGEEINRIEALANEAAMRNMPVEIFWMPREEAERIYGFRLYQGGVVPGREIRVVKTGDWEVEACGGTHCKSTGEVGLIKIVRTERIQDGVERIIFSTGLPALKRTQDFEARVSKVAELLEVPVEKVDVTLERVINEWRSLRRERERLMEKIAKVIAEKYILSAKDINGVKLISHVVSAQEADMDLLIKISNEIVELNPKAITVFICVDRDARAVIRVGEEALKIGVNAAEVAGKIGLILGGGGSGKPDFAQAGGVRVEDAPKALEEAKLIIYRTITGD
- the leuS gene encoding leucine--tRNA ligase; this encodes MSSQLIDWKSIEEKWRKKWEEARLFEADPDPKRKKCFVTFPYPYMNGPLHIGHGFTATRVDIYARFMRMRGYNTLFPWAWHWTGEPIVGASLRLKMGDKDLIRALKEIDGVPDEELEKFVDPVYMASYYTRESREIVKRIGFSVDWRREFHTTSYEPTYSKFIEWQYETLRDMGFVTRGTHPVVWCPNCQSPTGDHDRLEGEGVFPEEYTLIKFIFGDGYLPAATFRPETIFGVTNMFVNPDVIYVEAMVDGEKWIISREAAFKLSEQLRNVKVLREFKGSELIGKYFKEPLSGRDLPILPGWFVNPDSATGVVYSVPAHAPADWIALKDLMEKPDLLERFGVPVEVVKGIRPISLISIEGFGDYPAIEIIEQMGVKDQFDPKVDEATSIIYRKEFHIGVLKPICGKYAGKIVRDVKTQIIEDFKRMNIADSMYDLPQRVVCRCATKCIVKILSDQWFLRYSDLEWKRLAHEAIDSAKIFPESARVYFHDKIDWLRDWACARRTGLGTPLPWSPEWIVETLSDSTIYMAFYTIVKHIKQYNISPKQLIREVFDYVFLGKGDPELVSEKSGIPPNLLQEMRSEFLYWYPVDLRVSAKELVPNHLSFFIFQHVALFPRDLWPKAIGVNGVLTIEGQKMSKSKGNFLTLRSVVDKFGADVVRLTLALGAEDMDDPDWREENARSIDARLRSLYAFINQVASLSGEDKIMSIDRWLLSILQSRIKAVTDAIEILKTRTAAEIALYEVWNDIRWYLRRRGSPNPMILKEAANIWIRLLAPFAPFLCEELWSIMGNNGFVSTAEWPIYDEAKSDVKAEEIETLIKNLINDTLNILRVTGISPKRIHYYVAAKWKWKAYIKLLEVAVSKKIDMREAMRVLMSDPELKDMAKSLAPLASRLIEEFNAIPEERKRRLIKVGLIDEMAEISEAKEFLGKEFNAEIIVCREDDPQKYDPRGKAQQAQPYKPAIYIE
- a CDS encoding TaqI family restriction endonuclease; the protein is MFWGCTDEFVRIGFRARLYRTWTSLLTQFHFMYLWNSLFDEKVEANADLNMRGIDRRVCVKDNIFNLQVKKLATGKRLEEEYLKVK